A single genomic interval of Mangifera indica cultivar Alphonso chromosome 5, CATAS_Mindica_2.1, whole genome shotgun sequence harbors:
- the LOC123216511 gene encoding protein WHAT'S THIS FACTOR 1 homolog, chloroplastic-like produces MEPKLFLSSTKASAYTSLPFFVSYKSSFLEKPQLGCKSHVSLATVKAEKSEFLGKRLVLPDKIGYLSNFRKVHVPVEPVRAAVKRRKELPFDNVIQRDKKLKLVLKIRKILVSQPDRIMSLKQLGKFRRDLGLTKKRRFIALLRKFPAVFEIVEEGVFSLRFKLAPEAERLYLEELKVRNEMEDLLVTKLRKLLMMSQDKRILLEKIAHLRTDFGLPFEFRDTLCHRYPQYFHVVATGRGPALELTHWDPDLAVSAAELAEEENRVRELKEKNLIIDRPLKFNRVKLPKGLNLSKGEMRKICQFRDMPYISPYSDFSELKSGTPAKEKHACGVVHEILSLTVEKRTLVDHLTHFREEFRFSQQLRGMLIRHPDLFYVSLKGDRDSVFLREAYHDSQLIDKDRLLVIKEKFRALVSVPRFPQRNVPSKDDDSADEPEDQSYEDGEGLSDIDDYLTDGQFDDDDKDEEDDENGDDWSDEDDDQPPDFSEDDGALKIGVSKSVKQVDRTMKNEEKVLVLPDGRPRERW; encoded by the coding sequence ATGGAGCCcaagctttttctttcttctactaAAGCCTCTGCATATACATCTTTACCCTTTTTCGTCTCCTACAAATCTTCTTTTCTTGAAAAGCCTCAACTTGGATGTAAATCCCATGTCTCACTTGCAACAGTAAAGGCTGAAAAGTCTGAGTTTCTTGGCAAACGTTTGGTCTTGCCTGATAAAATTggttatttaagtaattttagaAAAGTCCATGTCCCTGTTGAACCAGTAAGAGCTGCTGTGAAGAGAAGGAAAGAGCTTCCCTTTGATAATGTAATTCAGAGGGACAAGAAGCTCAAATTGGTGTTAAAAATTAGGAAGATTCTAGTGAGTCAGCCAGATCGAATTATGTCACTGAAGCAATTGGGTAAGTTCAGAAGAGATTTGGGTCTCACAAAAAAACGTAGATTTATTGCTTTATTGAGGAAGTTCCCAGCAGTATTTGAAATTGTAGAAGAAGGAGTATTTTCGTTAAGATTCAAATTGGCGCCGGAAGCTGAAAGGCTCTACTTGGAGGAATTAAAGGTTAGGAATGAAATGGAAGATTTGTTGGTCACGAAATTAAGGAAATTGTTGATGATGTCCCAAGACAAGCGGATTTTGTTGGAGAAAATTGCTCATTTAAGAACTGATTTTGGGTTACCTTTTGAATTTCGTGACACTCTTTGTCATAGATACCCACAATATTTTCATGTTGTTGCAACTGGAAGAGGGCCTGCATTGGAATTAACTCATTGGGACCCTGATCTCGCTGTATCTGCAGCTGAGTTAGCTGAGGAGGAAAATCGAGTTAGGgagttgaaagaaaaaaatttaattattgatagacCACTTAAGTTCAATAGAGTTAAACTTCCAAAGGGTCTTAATCTTTCTAAGGGTGAAATGCGAAAGATTTGTCAATTTAGAGATATGCCTTATATTTCCCCTTATTCAGATTTTTCAGAATTGAAATCAGGTACACCAGCGAAGGAAAAGCATGCTTGTGGGGTTGTGCATGAGATTTTGAGCTTGACTGTTGAAAAGAGAACTCTCGTGGATCACCTCACTCATTTTCGAGAGGAGTTTAGATTTTCTCAGCAGCTGAGGGGGATGCTGATAAGGCATCCTGATTTGTTTTATGTGTCCTTGAAAGGTGATAGGGACTCAGTTTTCCTCAGGGAAGCATATCATGATTCTCAATTGATAGATAAAGATCGACTGTTGGTAATCAAAGAGAAATTCCGTGCACTTGTCTCTGTTCCCAGATTCCCACAGAGAAATGTTCCGAGTAAAGATGATGATAGTGCTGATGAGCCAGAAGATCAAAGCTACGAGGATGGAGAGGGATTGTCGGATATTGATGATTATTTGACTGATGGGcagtttgatgatgatgacaaagatgaagaagatgatgagaaTGGGGATGATTGGAGcgatgaagatgatgatcaaCCCCCAGATTTCAGTGAAGATGATGGAGCTTTGAAGATTGGAGTGAGCAAATCAGTTAAACAGGTAGACCGCACAATGAAGAATGAAGAGAAGGTGCTAGTCCTTCCAGATGGTAGGCCAAGAGAGCGCTGGTAA